AGAAGTTGAGCTTTGAGCAAGCAAGGTTTGAGCGTTTACCACAAGAGATCAGCGCTGATGAATGGCAAGAAAAGTGTCAAACACAATTAAAAGCAAGGCAACATGATTTAAATACTTGTTCTGAACAATTGAAGCACATTTTGCAGGCTGAAAAAGATAAACAAAAAGATCTGATTTCTCTAAATAAACAGATCGAGATTTTACTAACTCAAAAAGCCGCTCTAGAGTCGCGGTTTGAACAATGGCTCAATGAAAAGTCGCAAATTTTTGCTGACTTGAATGAAGAAAGAGTCACTTACTTACTCAGGCTTTCAAAAGCAGATATTCAGCAAACCTTGTCTGAGTTTAAGCAGTTATCACACGGCAAAGTAGAGTTATCAGGCAAGTTAAGTCATTTGAAAGAGAGCTTGCATACGCATTTAGCGAAAGCGCTGACAGAGCTAACAGAGCATCAAATTAATGAGCAGTTAGTAATTTTAGAATCTCAGTTTCAACAAACGCAACAATCCTGGCTGGGGGTGAATACGCAACTTGAACAACATCACAATAATGTTGAAAAACTTGCAACTGAGCAGCAAAAGCTCAATTCATTTCAAGCTAAGTATGAACATTGGCACTTGCTCGATAAATTACTTGGCGATGCCACGGGAAAAAAGCTGCGCAATATAGCACAAACACAGACCTTAAAAATCTTACTTCAATATGCAAACCAGCATTTAGCGAGTCTGTCAAAGCGATATCGCCTGGCTGTGATTGGCCACTCTTTGAATATTGCCATTATTGATAAAGACATGGCCGATGAGCAACGCTCAGTAAATACGCTTTCCGGTGGAGAGTCTTTCTTAGTTTCCTTGGCTTTGGCTTTAGGGTTGGCTTCACTGTCTTCAAACAAAGTAAATATAGGTTCGCTATTCATTGATGAAGGTTTTGGCACGTTAGACCCCGAAACTTTAAGTGTGGCGCTAGATGCTTTAGATGCCCTACAAGCACAGGGTCGAAAAGTGGGTGTCATCTCACACGTAAGTGAAATGTCAGAACGCGTTGCCACACAAGTCCAAGTAAAAAAGCAGCCTGGTGGCTATTCGAACGTATTAATAAAAGGTACTTAATATGCCTGAGTTTAAAGGTGAGCAAGCCACTCATTATAATGAAAGGATCACTCGGCTCGTACCCGGCTACGAGCTACTGCATGGTTTGACGGCTGCACAATTAAAAGTGCTGTTTCCTGATGAAGCGACAATCTTGATTGTGGGAGCAGGCACGGGTAAAGAGGTTATAGAATTAGCTAAGCTCAATTCTAACTGGTCTTTTATTGCGCAAGATATTTCAGCAGATATGCTCGCTATCGCAGATCAAAGTTTTACTAACATGGGCCTAAGCCATAGGGTAAAAATACAATGTGGTGAGTTAACCTCCCTAACTGAACGCGCTGATTGTGCGCTTTGTTTGCTAGTTCTACACTTTTTAGAAGATAACGGCGAAAAGAAAACGCTTTTAAATCAGATTAATAGTGCTTTAAAACCTAATGCGCCTTTATTTCTTGTTGACCTAATGAAGCCAGAGACCCAGTTTGAACGAGAGGCGCAGTTAGTATTTTGTCGTACTCTGGGTTTAACTGAAATTGGCCAGACTCGCATGCGGCACAACTTAGAACATGAGTTTTACCCACTTGATCGAATGCGTTTAAGTGAGCTACTCGATGAATGTGGTTTCAACGTCC
The sequence above is drawn from the Pseudoalteromonas phenolica genome and encodes:
- a CDS encoding class I SAM-dependent methyltransferase — its product is MPEFKGEQATHYNERITRLVPGYELLHGLTAAQLKVLFPDEATILIVGAGTGKEVIELAKLNSNWSFIAQDISADMLAIADQSFTNMGLSHRVKIQCGELTSLTERADCALCLLVLHFLEDNGEKKTLLNQINSALKPNAPLFLVDLMKPETQFEREAQLVFCRTLGLTEIGQTRMRHNLEHEFYPLDRMRLSELLDECGFNVPHPFFKALGFTGVSCNKRT